A portion of the Melanotaenia boesemani isolate fMelBoe1 chromosome 2, fMelBoe1.pri, whole genome shotgun sequence genome contains these proteins:
- the LOC121651144 gene encoding RNA-binding protein with serine-rich domain 1-like produces the protein MAPSPTKRKEDEKTKDRGKEKTGTKEGDKERGREKVRKRRSASSGSSSSSRSSSSSSSSSGSSSGSSSGSSSSGSSRSGSSTSRSSSSSSSSGSPSPNRRRHDNRRRSRSPSKNQKRGDDKERRKRSPTPKPTKVHLGRLTRNVTKEHIQEIFSTYGKIKMIDMPVDRLHTHLPKGHAYVEFETPEEAQKALKHMDGGQIDGQEITAAAVLPQRIRAIPRRPSPPRRMPPPPPMWRRSPPRMRRRSRSPRRRSPVRRRSRSRSPGRRRHRSRSSSNSSR, from the exons AT GGCACCATCACCCACAAAGCGGAAGGAGGATGAAAAAACTAAAGATAGAGGCAAAGAAAAGACTGGTACCAAGGAAGGAGACAAGGAGAGGGGAAGGGAGAAAGTAAGGAAACGCCGCAGTGCTTCCTCtggcagcagtagcagcagcag GTCTAGCtcatcatccagcagcagctctggtTCAAGCTCTGGTTCCTCAAGTGGATCCAGCTCATCTGGTTCAAGCCGCTCCGGATCCTCTACCTCTcgatcctcctcctcttcaagCTCCTCAGGCTCTCCAAGCCCCAACCGCAGACGGCATGACAACCGCCGTCGCTCCCGCTCACC CTCAAAAAACCAGAAGAGAGGAGATGATAAAGAACGAAGGAAAAGAAGCCCCACACCCAAACCCACCAAGGTTCACTTAGGAAGGCTGACCAGGAATGTAACCAAG GAGCACATCCAGGAGATCTTTTCTACTTATGGGAAAATCAAAATGATTGACATGCCAGTTGATAGGCTTCATACACACCTGCCTAAGGGCCATGCTTATGTGGAGTTTGAAACCCCTGAGGAGGCCCAGAAGGCCCTTAAACATATGGATGGAG GGCAAATTGATGGGCAGGAAATCACAGCAGCTGCAGTGTTGCCTCAGCGAATTCGCGCTATACCTCGTAGACCGTCTCCTCCTCGCAGAAtgcccccaccaccaccaatgTGGCGTCGCAGCCCACCACGCATGAGGAGAAG GTCCCGCTCCCCAAGAAGGCGGTCCCCAGTACGTCGCCGCTCTCGCTCCAGATCTCCTGGACGCAGGCGCCATCGCTCTCGTTCCAGCTCTAACTCCTCTAGATAG